Proteins from one bacterium genomic window:
- a CDS encoding 50S ribosomal protein L11: protein DRSFTFITKSSPAAILLKKAVGIAKASSEPNKNKVGKVTRKQLEEIAKIKMKDLNAPDISKAVKIIEGTARNMGIEVEADSSS, encoded by the coding sequence AAGACAGGTCTTTTACTTTTATTACAAAGTCGTCTCCGGCAGCGATTTTACTTAAAAAAGCAGTTGGGATAGCTAAAGCGTCCTCTGAACCTAATAAAAATAAAGTTGGAAAAGTTACGAGAAAACAATTGGAAGAAATTGCAAAAATAAAAATGAAGGACTTGAACGCTCCTGATATTTCTAAAGCAGTAAAAATAATAGAAGGCACTGCTAGGAATATGGGAATAGAAGTGGAAGCTGACAGTTCTTCTTAG